In Sphingobacterium sp. SYP-B4668, the sequence GTATTGCAGGAGAGGGGATACGAATTTATACTGGAAGCTAAGCGTTGGTGGGACCTCAAGCGTACAGGTAAGGTGAAATCGGCCTTCCAGGCAATAGGCAAAACCTACATGGACGAACGGATGCTGTTCCCAATTCCCGAAAATGAAATCAACAGCAACCCTGCACTGACGCAAGCGGACCAGAATCCGGGGTACTAACTGAAAATGTGTAATCATAAACGATGAGGAAGATAATCGGAATAATGTGTGGCCTGCTGATAGCGCTAACTGCGTATGGTCAAAAGGGGCTGATCGAGCACCTAAGGAGTGGACAGGCACAGCATATTGTGGTGTATGGGACGAGCTTGTCAAGTGGCGCTTGCGGGAATGCCTGGATGCGTCCTGTCGCGGCAGAGTTGAACAAACGGTATGGGGATAGCTTGGTGACCTACACGCTTGCTGGTAAAGGAGGGATGTGGTCTACTTGGGGGGTGACCCATCTAGAAGATAGTGTTATCGCGAAGAAGCCGGACGCGGTGATCATCGAATTTGGAATTAATGATGCTTTTCGGGATTACCAAACTTCGGTAGCCGTGGCCCGCCTGAACCTAGAGTATATGATCGATAGGATCCGCTTGTCGGTACAGGATTGCGAAATCTTCTTGCAGGTGATGAATATGCCGATAGGCAAATCGGCGGGATTTAGACCCCATCTTGCGGATTACTATGCGATGTATCGAGAGACGGCGCAAAAAAAAGGAGTGACCTTAATCGATCACTACGCCAATTGGGAACGTGTGTTGGAACAGGGGGAGGCCATCTTTCGGACGTATGTGCCTGATGGGATACACCCCAATACGAAAGGAGGGGAGCAGATCATTGCTCCGCATATTTTGAAGCGTATATTACCTACTACTAGTCTATAAAATAAACGATACTATTTATGAAGAAGCTATTCTATTGTTTTGTAATTATGGGGATGCTAAGCGCTTGTGGACAAGCGGAGTCGACCGAGAATCAGGCCGATATTGTCATCTACGGCGGTACGTCGGCAGCGATTACAGCTGCTGTACAAGCCAAGAAATCCGGAAAATCGGTCATCGTGGTCTCTCCCGATACACACATCGGAGGACTCTCATCGGGTGGCCTTGGATTTACCGATACGGGAGATAAGTCAGTGATTGGAGGGCTATCCCGAGATTTTTACCACAGGGTGTACTTGCACTACCAGGACAGCGCGGCCTGGCGTTGGCAGCAACAGGCAGACTATGGCAATAAGGGACAGGGAACGCCTGCTATGGATGGCGACGCGCGGACGATGTGGATATTTGAACCGCATGTGGCGGAGCAGATTTTTGAAGACTATGTCGAAGAATATAAAATCGACGTAAGGCGCGATGCGTGGCTAGACCGTGAAAAGGGAGTTGTCAAGAAGGATGGTCGTATTGTATCGATTAGGACCTTGGATGGTACGACCTATAGGGGTAAAGTATTTATAGATGCTACTTACGAAGGGGATTTGCTGGCAGCTGCTGGGGTAAGCTATCATGTGGGCCGAGAGGCAAATGCAACGTATAAGGAGAAATGGAATGGGGTGCAAGTGGGGGTATTGCACCACGGTCACTGGTTTAAGACGGATATCAGTGCCTACAAAGTGCCGGGAGATAGTACTAGCGGATTGCTGTATGGTGTATCAGCGGAGCATCCGGGTGAATATGGCGCTGCGGATCATCGATTGCAGGCCTACTGCTTTCGGATGTGTTTGAGCAACCATCCTGAAAATAGGGTAGCCTTTGCCAAACCAGCTAACTACGATGCCGCCCATTATGAGCTGCTAGCACGGGTATTTGCCAGTGGTTGGCGGGAGACATTCAATAAGTTCGATCCAATCCCCAATCGCAAGACGGATACCAACAATCACGGTCCCTTTAGCACAGATTTCATAGGAATGAACTACGACTATCCGGAAGCGAGCTATGCGCGTCGTAGGGAAATCATTCAGGAGCATGCCGATTATCAACAGGGGCTTCTCTATTTTCTGAGCCATGACCCTAAGGTACCCCAAGAGGTACGTACAGAAATGGCGAAATGGGGATTGGCGAAAGATGAATTCGTGGCTAATGGCCATTGGCCGCAGCAGTTGTATATTCGAGAGGCGCGCCGTATGGTGGGGCACTATGTGATGACGGAGCACGATACATTTAGCGAACGCGAAATCACAGACCCGGTGGGGATGGGCTCGTATACATTGGATTCGCACAATGTACAACGCTATGTAAAACCGGATGGGAATGTGCAGAATGAAGGAGATATTGGTGTGTCACCCAAAAAACCATACCAGATATCTTATGGGGCCTTATTGCCCAAACAGGAGGAATGTACTAACCTACTGGTGCCCGTATGTGTATCGAGCTCCCATATTGCCTTCGGTAGTATTCGGATGGAGCCTGTCTTCATGATATTGGGAGAGAGTGCCGCGACAGCAGCAGTGCTAGCCATCGATGGTAATAAAACCGTGCAAGAAGTAGAATATGCGGATCTTCGGAAGGCGTTGTTGGCACAAAAGCAGGTGCTGGCAGTGGATTAGGGGATAGACGCTAGGAGTTAGGAGTTAGAGATGAGGTGTTAGTGATTGGGGTGAGGAGCTTGACGGCTGTATTGCCTTTGACGGAGAGACTCCGAATCAAGTTCGGAGTGACGGAGAGAGGGTAGAGTGGTGATTAGCGATTTTGTTTAAGAAAGTCACTCGGTCTTTGCGCCGGCGTAAAGACCGAGTGACTTATATATAAAACTATTTATTATTCGCCCCAGTAAGGATTTTGGCTCAAATTAGGATTTAATTGGCGCTCCTGTACAGGAATCGGGTATAGGTAGTCTTTATTTTCATCAAATACCTTTGCAATATGGGCATTGATGATGACATTGCCCTTGTTGCCGTTTTCGAGCAAAATCTCCGAACCTAGTTTCAGTAGTTGTATGCCAGAAGCACTTGGTCTATCCCCTTCATAGATCCAGACATCGTCTTTTCCATCATTATCCAGGTCGAATTTGCCGATACTTGGGAAATACATTCCTTTAAATTGTCTAGTCACCATTTGGCCATTTTTCCAGCGTATAATATCATCCCAACGGAACGATTCCATGACTAATTCGACGCGACGCTCTCTTCGGATTTCGAGAATGATTCCTTTATTGGCACCGGATACATGGGTATAGTCTTTCGATAGATAAGCATCTGGACTAGCATTGGCCTGTAGCAGGTCTAGATTGGGCATACTTACGCGGTCGCGGAGCAGCTTGATGGATTTGTCGATATCGGCCTGGGTCAAAGTGCCCAGCTCGGCTTTCGCTTCGGCATAATTGAGCAAGACCTCTGCATATCGGAATAGGGGCATATCGTTTTCAGACCGATTAAAATTGTCATACTTGACATCTCCGACAAACTTAATCAATTGGTAACCAGTTACTGAGTTGCCAAAATTTGGGGCTATATTGGCCGAGCCGCCAATACGCCTATACCCCGGCGTACGGATGGTTTGGCTGAGGCGCGGGTCACGATCCACAATCTCTTCCTTGAAGGTCATGGTGGCGTAGTTGGCCTTGTCCGTAAACCTGCTACCATCTTTCATTAAATAGGAGTCTACCAAATTCTTGTCTAGACCGGGCTTGCCGTAGGAAGCCGTAATGGTGTAATAGTTGACGTTATGCCAGATTTGCAAGGCATCGGAAAATTTTCTGGCTAAAATAACTTCTTGCGGAATACTGTTGACACTGTAGAACAAAGCGCCATAAGAAGTTGCTCCAGCTGCATTATAGATGCTATACTGCTTGCCCTCGATTACTTTGTTGGCGGCATCGGCGGCTTGTTCCAGTAGCTTGTTGGCATCGGGCAAGTTGAATTCGACGTGATATTTTCGAAAAGTTCCTTCAAAAAGAGCCACTCGTGATTTTAAGGCCAAGGCTGTCCATTTGGTGACCTTCTCATCGCTCTTGGTGCTGGAGAGATGCTCGATGGCATAATCCAGATCGGCTAGGATATTAGTGACAACCAGGGTTCGAGGATCTCGGGGTTTCTTGAGCTGTTCTTCATCATTTTGATCGATGACCTTGTCGTACCAAGGCACATCCCCGAAGCGCTTGAGCTTGTCAAAGTAAAAGTATGCTCTGAAAAAGCGGGCCTCTGCTGCATAAGGAGCTGCAGCTGCTTCCGCAACGGTAGTAAAGCAGTTTTCAAGAAAGTAATTGATATTTCGCAAATTGGTCCAGGTCCATCCGCCGCCGCTGACGGGGACCTGTCTTTTGCCTGTGAGCTCATCATCCAAGGTGGTCTTCACGATATTGTCCACAGACTCATTGTACACGCCCTCTGCTGATGGGAAAGCTACATCGTAGAATGATTTGGTAAAAAGTGCGAGATCCTTCTCCGTCTTAAAAGACGCCTCTGGGGCGATACTAGATTCGGGCAAGCGGTCTAGGTAGTCTTTGGAGCAAGACATCAACAGACATCCTGCCAAGACATATATGTAGTGTATGTGTTTCATCAGTTTTGTGATAGGATTGGTATTCATGTGTTGGTACATTAGAAAGTGATATCTAGTCCAAATGAAAAAGTCTTGGACACAGGATAGGACCTACCGTTCGTTTCTTGGGCAGATTGTTCTGGGTCGATGTACTTGGAGCGTAGCTTGGTAGCTGTCCAGATATTCTCACCGGATACATAAATGCGTGCATTGCTTAGCTTCACTCGGCTGAGCCAAGACTGCGGTACAGAATATCCCACGGTCAAGTTCTTGAGCCGTATGTAGGCTAAATCTTGCAGATAGCGGTCGGATTTTACGTTCAAGGAGCCTCTGTCATTCAGCGCGATATACCCCCTTAAGAGCGGATAGTAAGCATCAGTATTCTCGGGGGTCCAGATATCTTCTTCAAAGTCTTTGGGGACAAAGGAGTAATATGGTCGCGAATATGGTCCCCAGAACTTGTCCGAATTGGCACCTGGCCACCAGTGTTGCCTACCTATACCCTGTAAAAAAGCAGAGATATCGAAGCCATTCCAGTTGGCCCCTAGATTGAATCCAAAGGTATAGCGGGGGCGGTTGTTACCGATAATGATCTGATCTCCGGGGTTCATGAGTGTGTTGGTGCCGTTATCGACTTTGCCGTCACCATTTATATCTACAAATTTCAGATCACCAGCCTGCAGCTTGGACCAATCCCCTGGAGCGGCCAGTCGCTGTTTGTCCACGTAGTCTTGAAATCCTTTAGGAACAGCTGCCGCTTCTTCATTGCTGTTGTAAAATCCATCGGTCCTGTAACCCCAGATCTCTCCCAGTGCCTGCCCCACGTAATAGTTGTTCAATAGCATCTCCTTATTGTCGAAACGGGTAATTTCGGCTTTGGAATCGGATAAGCCGAGGCCGATATTGTAGCCAAAGGGTTTGCCACCCATTTCGGTCTGATCTCTCCAGGCTATGGAAACCTCCCACCCCTTGTTTCGCAAATCACCTGCATTGGTCTTGGGTGAAGCAGCACCGAATACCGCCGGCAGGGTCTTGCCGGGAATGAGCATATCCAGCGTATTGCGAATGAAGTAATCGGCTGATATGCTGAGCTTGCTCTTGAAGAACTCCAGGTCTGTCCCAAAGTTTAGGGTGCTGGTACGCTCCCAGGTCAGGTCTGGAGATATAGGAGTCGGTGAGCTCAGGTATTGCGTCTTGGTACCATTGGTGATGTAGTTGGAAAGGCCTGTGTTCAATAGCGGTACGTAACCATATACGGCCGCCTCTTGTGCATTCCCGAGGGCGCCATAGGATACCCTGAATTTGGCCTCGTTGAGAATCGGTTTTAGCTGTTCCATGAATGTTTCTTCAGACAGCCGCCATCCACCGGAGAAGGATGGGAAGAATCCGTAACGCTGACTCGACGGAAATTTGGAGGTGCCATCATATCTGCCATTTACCTCTAAGAGATATCTCCCTTTGTAATTGTAGTTTATACGGCCGAAATATCCGCGCAAGGCCCATGTATCTGCATTGCCGAGTAATTGCATTTGGCCGGTACCTAAGGCAAAGTCATTCAGGTCTTCGGAC encodes:
- a CDS encoding SGNH/GDSL hydrolase family protein yields the protein MRKIIGIMCGLLIALTAYGQKGLIEHLRSGQAQHIVVYGTSLSSGACGNAWMRPVAAELNKRYGDSLVTYTLAGKGGMWSTWGVTHLEDSVIAKKPDAVIIEFGINDAFRDYQTSVAVARLNLEYMIDRIRLSVQDCEIFLQVMNMPIGKSAGFRPHLADYYAMYRETAQKKGVTLIDHYANWERVLEQGEAIFRTYVPDGIHPNTKGGEQIIAPHILKRILPTTSL
- a CDS encoding FAD-dependent oxidoreductase translates to MKKLFYCFVIMGMLSACGQAESTENQADIVIYGGTSAAITAAVQAKKSGKSVIVVSPDTHIGGLSSGGLGFTDTGDKSVIGGLSRDFYHRVYLHYQDSAAWRWQQQADYGNKGQGTPAMDGDARTMWIFEPHVAEQIFEDYVEEYKIDVRRDAWLDREKGVVKKDGRIVSIRTLDGTTYRGKVFIDATYEGDLLAAAGVSYHVGREANATYKEKWNGVQVGVLHHGHWFKTDISAYKVPGDSTSGLLYGVSAEHPGEYGAADHRLQAYCFRMCLSNHPENRVAFAKPANYDAAHYELLARVFASGWRETFNKFDPIPNRKTDTNNHGPFSTDFIGMNYDYPEASYARRREIIQEHADYQQGLLYFLSHDPKVPQEVRTEMAKWGLAKDEFVANGHWPQQLYIREARRMVGHYVMTEHDTFSEREITDPVGMGSYTLDSHNVQRYVKPDGNVQNEGDIGVSPKKPYQISYGALLPKQEECTNLLVPVCVSSSHIAFGSIRMEPVFMILGESAATAAVLAIDGNKTVQEVEYADLRKALLAQKQVLAVD
- a CDS encoding RagB/SusD family nutrient uptake outer membrane protein produces the protein MKHIHYIYVLAGCLLMSCSKDYLDRLPESSIAPEASFKTEKDLALFTKSFYDVAFPSAEGVYNESVDNIVKTTLDDELTGKRQVPVSGGGWTWTNLRNINYFLENCFTTVAEAAAAPYAAEARFFRAYFYFDKLKRFGDVPWYDKVIDQNDEEQLKKPRDPRTLVVTNILADLDYAIEHLSSTKSDEKVTKWTALALKSRVALFEGTFRKYHVEFNLPDANKLLEQAADAANKVIEGKQYSIYNAAGATSYGALFYSVNSIPQEVILARKFSDALQIWHNVNYYTITASYGKPGLDKNLVDSYLMKDGSRFTDKANYATMTFKEEIVDRDPRLSQTIRTPGYRRIGGSANIAPNFGNSVTGYQLIKFVGDVKYDNFNRSENDMPLFRYAEVLLNYAEAKAELGTLTQADIDKSIKLLRDRVSMPNLDLLQANASPDAYLSKDYTHVSGANKGIILEIRRERRVELVMESFRWDDIIRWKNGQMVTRQFKGMYFPSIGKFDLDNDGKDDVWIYEGDRPSASGIQLLKLGSEILLENGNKGNVIINAHIAKVFDENKDYLYPIPVQERQLNPNLSQNPYWGE